From the Lathyrus oleraceus cultivar Zhongwan6 chromosome 3, CAAS_Psat_ZW6_1.0, whole genome shotgun sequence genome, the window TAATTTGTTATCTTCATATTGTTCTTTAACTGTTAGAACTTTATTTAATCATTGTAGATCTTCAACTGCTACTCTCTTAAACTCTAATTTTGTTTgcaaagtaaataatatttttaaaaatgagATAGAGGTGAAGGAATGGGCGGTTGAAGATCTACAATCATTAAACAAAGTTCTAACTGTTAAAGGGAAAAATGCGGATAAGGAGTTAAATAACTCTTGTCAAACATTGAACGTGATCttgttcttctaatataacttaatttgtcatattataatGTTCCATATTATATTGAAAGAttatatgtttagtgagcatTAGCGAAATAAGCATTccataatttataataaactcaattgtatatatcacaacggttgtttATACCAAGCGTTGTTAAATTTATGCTTTGAAGAATATCACAACAGTTGTTTAAATTAATCATTGTGGTAGGTCGCGCGCTATATATCTTTAAATCATGATCGCATGGACGTGGTGTAAATTATCGTACATACAATCACACCTTACCTAACAACGTATGGTTCAGCGTGGTGGTATCCATTTTCCAACCGTTGCGATAGGTGTTTTTCGTAACAGTGACATGTGGTTACGAAATTACACACTACAATTATTAGGATTTTCATATTTATCACCTATCTACCGTGCTTTTGGATACCCAACTTCAGAAAACACATGAGTAGAAAACAAAGGTTGATCTTCACTGGTTGCTGAAATGGTGCTTACCTTACTTGTATGAGACCCATAGTCACCACTACTACTCGTGAAACGCATCTCACTCCCATCATCACTCGCAAACTTTGGATATTGTATCCTCTGCTCACTCTTTTCCTTTTCCTGAGTCATCTCCAACTGCAATGCAAACTCTAAAGCTCCAACAACATCACTCATCGACATCCTTTGACTTCCATCATCATGCAAACAACTCAACGCCATTTGGCAGTAACATCTCAAACACTCATCTGTTATAGAATCCTTTATGAATGGATCCACCATCTCTTCAATTATCACACCTTCATTGTAACATCTTTGAAAACGAACAACCAAACTCACATTTTTCTTATCTAAAGTCCGAATTAAAGGAGGCCTCGCGCACAACACCTCAAGAAGCACTACACCGAAAGAGTACACATCGGACTTAAGCGTCAATCTTTGTCGTAGGTAGTATTCGGGATCCAAATATCCGAGACTACCCTTCACCACAGTGCTGACATGGGTCATCGACGTTCCTGTTGGCCCGACTTTAGATAGCCCGAAATCGGAAACCTTAGCCACCCATTTCTCATCTAACAATATGTTGGTAGTCTTCACGTCACGATGTATGATAGTGTGCTTCGCGCCCGCATGAAGATAATGCAACCCTCTCGCAGCACCTAGTAGAATCTCGAGTCTTTGCTTCCATGTAAGAGGTTCATTGCCCGAATCCGAACCATAGAGATACTCACGAAGAGTACCGCGCTGCATGAAGTCGTAAACAAGAATCATCTCTGCACCATCGTTGCAATATCCAATAAGGGAAACCAAGTGATTATGACGAAGTTGAGAAAGCAACTCGATCTCGTTCAAGAACTCGTTTTCGCCTTGCTGAGAGCCCGATTTTAAACGTTTTATAGCAACGGGGGTAGCTCCATCAACGTAACCTTTGTACACGTCGCCAAACCCTCCAACTCCGATGATGAAAACATCATCGAAGTTGTTTGTAGCAGCTCTGATCTCCGCTATTGTAAAATAGCGGCACAAATGGGATGGTAAAGTTGAGGAACTTTCTTTCCTTGTTTTCCATGAACTTTCTTCCATTTGTGTATGAGATTCAAATCTTCTTCTCCTTCTAACAAAAACTATTGTTCCCACAACAGCAAATGCTAGAAAGAGACACGAAACTCCAACTGCAACAACCATGACCATGTGTGATTTCTTTGACTTCGGCGGCTGATTTGATAATACTGGTTCTTTTGGTGATAAATATTTGGGATTCAATCCTGCAAGATTGTTACTTCCATCACTTACTTTAAAAATCTCAATTCCATTCAGTAAGACCTCAAGGTATTTTGTGTAGATAGTTTGCGGTGCTCGTTGAAGCTTGATTGATAGATTGACTCTTTCAATTTGAGAGTTTCCTTCTTGAGAGTTCATAATCACAGCATAGTCCTTATGAACCGGAACCAAAGGAGCACCACTCCAATAAATCACATCAGCACCTTGTTCAGCCATAACATCATTTATAAAAATCTGAAAAACTCTATCCCCTTTATTTTTCATATGATAGTCAAACTCACAAAAATGTAACCTTACCATATAAGTAAAAgcagaatcaacttcaaaatTCCATGTTACATTAAAGTTCTCTGTCTCATACATTCCATAACTTCTTCCAGTTATGTATACAATTTCTGGTGCAGTATAATTTGGAATGGTATTGTGTAAATAGTTAAGATGATGGCTGAAATCAGATGATTCACTTTGTGGATACCGTTTCTGCAAGTACCTATAGAAATCGTTGTCCCAATAACGAAACATACCTGTATCATCATTTGCTGGAACTTGAGTACCACCAACGTTGACTCTATAAACCATCTCTAATGCTTTGTCGCTTCGAATTTGGTATGGGTTAGCGCTGTTGTCAAAGCCGAGTAAGTTGAAGTGATAGTTTGTGTCATCGAGATCAGTGTAATAGAGAAAAGAAGGCAGAGACACAACTTCAATTCCGTTAATGAAAGCATAATAAACATTTGATTGGTTTTTGTCGTTGGGAATGAAAGTTATGTTTAGCTTCTCAGATGGTTCGATTTGGATGCAATATTCTTTGGTGATTTTCTCCTCATCGTCATCATGAAGCCAAAGATAAGGGTTGAAGTTTTTAAGAAGGGTAAGATTGTTGTTTACTATAACAGAAAAAACTGCATTAGAAGGTTCAAAACTATAGTTGTACGAAGTTGAGTAAAAATGAAGGCGAATGAAAACAGGGGAAGAAGTGATGCTAGAGAATGAGTATGTGAAATTTGAGAGAGAAATACGTGCGGTTGTGAATGGAGTTTCGAGACTGGAAAGGGAATTAGGTTGTGGTGTAAGTGATGAGCCAGTGGTTTTTGGTTCAATGAAGGAAAAGATATTGGAGTTATCATTACTGTCACCAACCCAAGTTCGATTGTATGCAGTAGTGTTTGCTGAGGTGCCACAATTGATTGCTAAAGTGTAATCAGGATTGTATGAGTTAACAACTAGGGTGGAGAATAGCAAAAAGAGAGATAATAGAGTGATTTTAGGGTGAAATTTGTTGTTTTTGGAGTTTGACATGGTTGTGTGTCAAGAGAGTGAAGAAGAGATGATTATTTTTCTGGTTGAGGTTTGGAATGCTGGAAGTTGCTTTATTTATTGTTATATTTATTAAGTATGAAAGGAAATTTCTATGAAGCAACACAACAGACTAGTCGTGAAATCGACTTATTTGAAATGGTCAAAAAAATTCTTGTAGGGGTGGCAAACTGCTCGCTCCATAACTCCACCCCTTAAAAATATGCAATAAAATGGAATGGGGTAGGCGAGCATGAGCATGTAGTTGAAGGTACGAACCTAAAATTTTAGCCCGTATGAACAAATGAATGCGGAGAAGGAGAAGATTTATTGGCATTGTATATTTTAAACCTAAAAATCTAAAAATCCACATACAAAAGGATGAGGACTTAAAATTTTGGTCCGTCCCGTAAAAAAATGCGGGCAAAACAAGAATGCCCGACAAATCAGATCCGTTTTGTCCCCACTATCTCTAAGAAGTATTTTGGATAACATACTTGCGAATAGGAAAAAGGttcatttattttttaaaatcgaaaataatataaaagaaataaaaataatgtACTTAATTATTAAGTGTATATACCAATATAATGACAAGAGAGTTGGCAAAATAGTATAAAATAGAGTTGCTCAATAATCAATCCATCGAAAAGAAGTAAATCTAAAAAAAAGGTATTCTTAGTGTATTTTGTACAAAGTTCATTCTAGTGTGTTTTAAAAATGGATAGAGAATTACAAGTGAGATCTAATTTTGTCAAAAAAAGTAAGCACAAATATTCCCTTATTTATATAGATGTAAGAGATGAAAATGTATCTAAGTGTAAAATGAGTCAGTCATGTATTCCACTTGTTTCTAATTTGCCAGGTGTTAGTTTGAGAATTTTTAGTTTAGTGTTTCGACACTAACCCTCTACAAGTCCAGGGAGGCACATTTGGTCGAGCCTGTAGAAATTATGATGGTCGAGACTATTGAAGATCTCGACATAGAGGTCAAAGAGGTTACTATGCTGGATTATACTAAGAAAATCAAAATGGTTTATCCAAAGGCTAAGGAGGATTTAATCGACTTTTTAAACATGTGAAAAATGAAAGGCTTTGAAATAATGTTATGTCCTCTTTGCAACGAAGTGTTCGACAACGAGGCAACGAAAAGCCTCGAGAATATCAAACATCAGCAACCAAGGAAAAGCATTCAGGATGAAAGACAACCCCAATTTGCCTTCGACAAAAGGGGAGTTCCTTATAAGAAATACGAAGGACCTTCAAGCCATTAGAGAAGCGTGAACAAAACTTATGTTCCACCTGCCAATATTCTTGTTGGTGAATGGATCCGGCCTACTGTAAAACCCAACGATGGTCAACAAAAATTGAAGGTGATCGAAGTTGGCGCATGTTCATCCTACCACGACAACTCTTAGGTGTTGAAAAAGTACCCATATGGTTCAGAAAATTGCCTAGGTAAAAATCTGATTACTATAACATAATGGAGAAGGAACCAACGATAAAAGAAAGTTGCTTTAGAGGCGGAAAAGTCAAGAAATAGTGGAAAATCTCCAACACTGATAGATGATAGAGTGGCAAAGAGACCCATGAAGGAAATAATTTTTCCCTATTTGCCACCAGTAGTTAAACCCAATGGTAAAGTTTCTATGCCACTTGAAGATGCTGAGATGCTGACTAACAGTTTTGATTCTAGTTCAGAAGATGAGCTGAATATAATATGTAACATTATTTTTTTGCTACCTATAAAGTTTGACAAAATTACTGAGGTAACAAAATGAAAGGATGATTATTTTGCTGAAGAAATAGCGAATCTTAAGTCTCTATACTATTATGTCATGAATAATGGTTGTGTATAAGAAGAAAATGACGTCTTCTACATGCCTGATGAAGGGATGAAACAATACTTGAAGCGCCTCTTTATAGTGGATGGGCGAGATGCAATAAATTTAATTTCACATTCCTTATTAAAAAGAATTGGCAAATATGATACAAATTTAAGGCCTCACAATACGGTGTTATCGAATTATCAAAGAAAAACTGGCAAGTCCTTGGGAGTTATTCAAGTTGATATTGTCGTAGGAACAATTGTAAGACCAACATTATTTGTTGTCGCTTCATCCAAAGCATATTATTATTTATTGCTAGGACGAGAATGAATACATGGTGTCGGAGCAGTTCCTTAAACTCTACACCAGAGACTTTTAATATGGAGATCTGACGATATCATCAAAAATGTTAAAGTCGGCCAAAGTTACTTCATGAGTGAAGTAAATCATGTCTACAAATTTTTTTTTGATAAATGATTAGCTAACATTTACTCATATTTTCCTGTTTAGACATGATTTTATTTACAATGAGATGTTTTCTATTCAATGAAGCTACATCTCACTCATGGTTTCATGTGGGAACACGAGGTCATGGAAAATGGACCTAAGGAAGGTACTATTGCAGCTAGTGGGTGGTTAATAAATGTTATTGATGAATGAGTCGATTACATTGGCTCGAATTGCAGCCTATGTGGCCAAAAATTGCATAAAGACAACCTTAAAGGACGATTTCCAACAAAGATTAGATCTCGAGACCAATCTAATTTAAGTAAATCAAACAAAAGGGACCGGTGAAAATCTTATTTTTGAGTTAATAGAAGAATACCATTCAATATGGCTAAGAAATATAAAGACAAATCAGAAGGCCAGAGGCTTGATTTCATATATGATAATTAGCCTTTGGGATTTGAATAAGATATGTCAGTTTCAGCCAAGAAAATCTAAGCACAAGACCCTCTAGAGGAGGTCGATCTATGAGATGGAAAAATCAAGAAACCAACATATATAAGTACAATGATTGATCCAAGGTGGACAATACATATGATCGAGTTACTTAAAGAATTCAAGAACTACTTTGCTTGGGACTATGATGAAATGTCAGGACATAGTCAAGATTTCATGGAATTAAAGTTGCAAATTCGACCTGATAAGAGGCTTGTGAAGCAAACACCGAGATGATTTACACCAGAGGTGATGTCAAAGATCAATGATGATATTGAAAGGCCTCTAAGAAAATAGTTCATACAAACTTCCAGATATGTCGAATGGTCATAAAAAATAGTCCATGTTGTTAAAAAGAATTGAACTCTTAGGGTCTGTATCGATTTTAGAGACATAAATGTTGTTACTCCAAAAGACAAATATCCAATGCTTGTTGCAGAAATATTGGTCAACTTAGCAACACGACTTGGATATTTAAATTTTTTAGATGGCTACTTAGGGAATAACCAAATCTTCATTGTATAAGAAGATGTGCCAAAAACAGAATTTCGATACCCATGGACCCTGAGAACATATGAATAGGtagtgatgccttttggtctgAAGAATGTCAGCGCAACATACCAAAGGGTAATGAATATTATATTTCTTGATTTAATTGAAACCATTATACAGGTTTATATGATAACATAGTTGTGAAATCCTTGTTGAAAAATGGCCATTTGAACCACCTCGACAATCATTCAAAAGAATGAGGAGATATGGACTAAAAATGAATCTATTAAAATGTTATATTGGCGCCCATGCAGCCGATTTTATGGGCTTTGTATTTCATAAAAAAGGGATAGAAATTGATCAAAATAAGAAAACGGAAATACTCAACATAAGCTCATCGTCAAATAAGAAACAACTTCAGTCTCTATTAGGCAAGATTAATTTCTTGAGGAGGTTCATTTCAATTTTAAGTAGAAGAACAAAGGTATTTTTACCAATGTTGCGTTTGAAGAAAGAAGAAGAGTTCAGACGCGAACCAGAGCATCAAGAAGATTTTGATAACATTAAAAATTATTTGACGAATCCTTCTATCTTGTTACCTACCATAAGAAATAGGTCTATAAAATTGTATATTTCTGCACCTGAATTGACAATACGAAGTATGTTATCTAAAGAGGATGATGATGACatcgaaagagccatttattacCTTAGTCAAGTATTgaatgatgcagaaactaggtataaCCCAATAAAAAAGTTGTGTCTTTGGATGTACTTTTCATGTATCAAATTGAAATGTTATATAAAGCCTACTGATGTTTTTATTTATtcctattttgatattattaAGCATATGCTATAAAAAcctattttacatagtcgaattgaGAAATTGGCTTTAGCCTTGACCTAATACTCCTTAACTTATGCATCCTTAAGGGTCGTGAAAGGCCAAGTTGTTGCTGATTTTATTGTTGATCACATAATAGTCGAAGAAACATAAAATTATGTCGGTCTAAAACCTTGGAAATTATACTTTGATGGTTCCAAACATAAAATGGAATTGATATTGGTATTTTGATTGTTTTCCTTCAAGAGAATCCAACGAAGTTCAAATTCAAAATAAAAGATTTCTGATCTAATAACGAGGATGAATATGAAGCTTTGATAGCAGGCCTTGAGATTATTTTGAATTTAGGTGCCAAATAGTCGAAATTAAAGGGGATTCAGAGTTGACTGTGAGACAGTTGACAAAAGAATATAAATCGATCAAAGAGAATCTGATGATGTACTTTTTTAAGTCCAATTCATTATTAAGAACATTTGATGAAGTCGACATCAAGCATGTTCCTTGAATCGAAAACCAATAAGCCAATGAGTTTGTACATATTGCTTTTGGTTACAGAGTTTCAAAGAAAAGGTTAGAGGAATTAATTGAAGTAAAAGAAAAGTTGACTTCTACCAATCCTTTCCCCTTTGAGTTGTCAAAGTCAAAACTTATAAGGGTAAGACAGTTTGATGAATTGAAGAATTATGTAGAAATGTTTGCCATTGACAATCTGTCGGTAAATGATTAGCGAAACTCAATTATGTATTTTTTGGAAAACCTAATAGGGGTGATAGACTAAAAATCAAATATAAGGTATTAAGTTATGTGATTATTGGGAACAAATTGTTTAAAAAGAATCCTGATGGAATCTTGCTTAAATGCCTTAGTGATAATGAAGCTTATTTGAAATTTCAACTCTCTATAGTGGGTCATATGGTGCTCATCAAATAGGCCACAAGATGAAATGGTTGTTGTTTCGACAAGGTTTGCACTTTCCAAATATGTTGAAACATTGTATTGGATTTATGAAGGGTTGTCAAGAATGTTAATAACATGAATGTATTCAGCATGTTCCTACAAGTGATTACACTCTATTGTTAGTccttggccatttagaggttggACTTTATATTTACTTGGTGAGATTCGAACTACATCATCCAAAGGTCACAAATACATTTTGGTTGGTATAAATTATTTTACCAAGTGGGTAGAGGTCGTTCCTTTGATTAATATTGATCAGGAAGTAGTAGTCAATTTTGTTCAAAATCATATTATTTATAGGTTTGGAATTCGTGAAACATTAACCACTAATCAAGGCACAATTTTCAATAGTCGAAAGATGGTTGAGTTTGCTACAAACTCATGAATCAAAATTTTAACTTCTACTCTTTATTATGCTCAACCAAATGGAtaagttgaagcagccaacaaaATTATAACTAGCCTTATTAAAAAACATGCAGTTCAAAAGACAAGAAATGAGCATAAGACTCTAGTTCAAACTTATGGGCTTGTCAAAATTTGCCTAAAGAGGTGTACTGTCTAAAAAAGTAAGGGGTGTGTGCATGCTCCCCCTGTAAGGGCAAGGAGACTCAGAGGTCCTAGTATGTATATTACACGAATTGGGTACGGGATAGCTCGTGGTGGCAAGTAGCCCTGTATGGTGGTTTTTGAGGTTGTTTCAGGGACCAGATCATGTGAGGTGAGAGGCCCTGCTGGCGGCCAGTGCTTCTAGGTTGCATGTAGTCGGTTGAATTATTGGTGTTAGGGTTACTAGGAGCTAATTGCTCTATGAGTAGTCTTGAGTAGTATTGAGTGAATCTGACTTAACTTTCTCATCCCTTTGAGGGATGGGGTATTTATAAAGATTCCTGATTCCTAGGGATTTCTTGGAAAAGGTCTCTGTCCACATAGTTTAAAGGAGGGCTATTGAATTCCTATTTCCAAGTGATATGTAGGTCACTAAATAATATTGCCTTTCCCATTACCCAAGACACGTCTTATACCATATTTCTTCTTCCCATGGGCTAGGAAAACCTAAGGGCGAGGTGATACCTCCCTTTGTACGACCTTGTGTCATTGCCCCTTCCATAGGGCGGTCTCAAGATGTCAACCCAGGCAAGGTTATTTGAAAATATAACACTACACAGTCCCTCAAACGCAAGTCCTTCAGCAAAGGGAAAAATGCTTTTCACCCTCGGTTAATGGGAGTACTCCGAGGACTGGCATTTTCCCTTATGAGGATTTTATCAACCTTTAGGAATTCCTATTTTTTATTGACCTACGACCATATGACTTGGCTGCCGATGCACGAAGCCCTTTAAACATTATATCAGGCATCCAGATAGGAGAGACACTGAGTCCCTCAGGAAGATAGTCAATCTTTTAAGGTAGGACCTCTATCGATCCCTCTATCAAGACTTGACATTAAGTATTTGGAGCTTTATTTAGGTTACGCCCCTTAGGCATGATTTTTTTAGGGTTATCTCACCTAGGGAGATACTGAGTCTCTCTGGTGAGAGCTTTATCGACTCTAGGGATCCTAAGTCCCTCAGAGGTTTTATTATATAGCCTAAATGGAGATACATTGATTCCCCTAGGCGGGGCATTTTAACCTTTAAGGAGGGAATTCTATCGATCCCTCTGCCAAGACTAGACACCAAGTCTCCGGGGCTTGTAATAGGTCGCACCCCTTAGGCGTGATTTTTTGGGAGTGATTTGGCCCAAGGAATTATTGAGTCTCTTAGGCAAGAGCTTCATTGACTTTGGGGATCCTAAGTCCCTTAGAGGTTGTATCATGTAGCCCAACTAAGGATATGCATAGTCCCTTAGGCAGGATGTTTTAACTTTTCCGACGACACTTCTATTGTCCCTCTAGCACGACTTGACACCAAGTCTATAAGGCTTGACATATATCTCACCCCTTATGTGTGATTGTTTGGGAGTGATCTCTCCCAAGGAGATACCAAGTCTCCCAGGTGAGAGCTTTATCAACTATGAGGATTCTATGTACCTCAGAGATTGTGTCTTGTAGCCTGGCTGAGGAGACACTGAGTCCCCTAGGTGGAAAGATTTAACCTTTCTGGAGAGACTTCTATCGAGCCGTCTAGAAAGTCTTGACACCAAGTCTCTAGATCTTGAAATATATCGCGCCCCTTAGGCGTGATTTATTGGGAGAGATCTCACCCGAGGAGATACTGAGTCCCGAGAGGGCGCCCAGAATCTCCTTGTGGAAGTTCAGTCACATGATCGCCTTGAGGGGCAACAAAGATATTTTTAACACCCCAGATTTGATTAAATTAGTTAACTCAAATTATTGagattaatttatttaatttttttatattagTGTGAATTTAAATAGATGATATGACCTTATGTGTTGATGGGGTGTAATGGAATTAGTAGGGCATGgagagaaaataaaataaattggatACTAATTAGAATAATCCgaattttaattattattattattattattataattaaaataagAAATTGGACAAAAATAAGAGTTAGTGGATAAAATAGAGCCAAGAGGAGCATCGTGGTAAATAAGAGGATAAGTGAGGGTATTATTGGAAGTCTCTAATTGGAGGAGATTAAGTTAGTGATAAAAAGGCTAGTAAGAGTGTTGGAAAGCTTTTACGTAAAATCAGAATTTGGTGAAAAAAGGAAGAGGCAAAGGCTAGGGCATAAGAAGAACTTCATTGAAGAGTTTTAAGGAACTTTTTTCTGGAAAATCAAGGTAAGGGGGGAGAAAGAGCTACTAATTTAGGTTTATTACATGATGGGGTAGTGATGAGAAGTCTTTAATCTCATTAGGGTTCTAAGTTTCTTTTGATGAATTATTATATGATGAATTTCTGAAAATCAATTGTTGATCTTGAGTTTATATGTGATGTtatgattgaattgtttgaatgatcATAATCATGTATTTGTACTTTTCTGCCATGGATGAATGCTTGAATTTTTAGTTTTATTCATGAATTGATGAAGTTGCTATTAAATGTGTTGGTGAAATTCCCATGGATTGTGATAAAATAAGTGTTGTATATGTAGATGATTATGATGATATGAATTACTATTAATTCAAGTTTTTGGGAATATTAAATTTGGATGAATTCATTAGAATGATGAAGGGAAGTTAGGGAATGAAAATGATACTGAATGTACCTTCAAATTGGGTTTCTGGGCAAATTCAGCATAGATCAATCGATTGGCCTCCTTGTGCAATCCATTGGTCATGTTGTGTAATCAATTGGTTCAgtttaaattttaaaaaaatgaagTCAATAGGTTTTGGAAAATCGATTGGTCCCTGTTTTGGATGGTTGACCCACTTGTCGATTTTTGCCGTAACTTCTGTTTTGTAAGTCCAAAGGAGACACAGTTTGAAGCATTAAAAATCTATCACACCAAGCTAACTCATGGTGGTGTTTGGTGAATTATTTGAGTTATAATCATGTGCCTATTTTTTgtatctcgaaaaatacgatccttcgTTAAGCGTATCACATGCTAACGGAAAATGATATTGAAtagagtcgccactgaactttatttatttcaaataagaaaaggtaaaatatcgataaaatcATTAAGATAAAATTATGGTCGTTGCAACCATATTCAGATTCAGGAGTCGATTAaccaaggggaaggtattagcacccctcatatTCCTTGTACTCAAagggaaccttttagttaaacttatgattgaatgttagcttatgtcAATTGTTTTCTTCAAGTGATAAAGAatgtaaaaggaaaatgaaagTGGTCGCAAAAAGGTTTTCTATTAATGTGTTTATCGAGATTGCAGGTCTCACTTCTATGTATCTCTAGGTGCGATAGAAAAGTCAAGGCTACACAGTTCTTGGGAAGGCTACCGTTTGTTTGTTGGTTGGTTTTATTGAACAAGTGTTTAGATCCCATTCTAACGGTTAGATATTAGCTTGTTTGCTCGCGTGGGAGGCTTAAGCTATAGTTTGTATTCACATTAGAATGAACTAAATAATTTTCTTTTGTAAAAGAGTTTGATCGCACGGGGGAGAGAAATTAGGTTTGATGTGTTGAATATTTTGCTGGATGACAATTGTTCGGATAGTTGAGTAAGGGAACTCGTATCCAAACAATCGAGAAGAGGAATCGAAAGCTCTAATTGTGAAAATATTTAATTATGAAAATATTTGGATAATGTTAATGTATTTTGGATGGACGATGAATACTCGAATGGTAGAGTAAGGAAACTCGTATCCAAATATCCAGGAAATGGGATAGAGGAATCTAAACCACCTCCTTTTTCTTCCAAGTTATTACGAAAATGTgttttattagatttaattataAAAGATATTTGAAGTGAATCAGATTAGAAATTTTTAATGGATGACGATTGctcgaatggtcgagtaaggAAACTCATATCCAAACAATCAAGGAGAGGAATCGAAGcctctagaccatctcccttttcatcaTTAATGAATAATGCTTAAGTATGATTAGatgttttaattttaattaggGAAAAACACTCGATTTTGATCGAGGTTTTAATTTCCATCAAAGCGGAATGCGGAAAATATTTGAGAGAAAATTCACTTGGCGTTGGACTaaggttttgaaaaaaaaacaattGGCATTGGACCAAGGGTTTTAGTATTTTTGCaagtttatttacaaaaataaTGTCATTATTTATTCAACAATTAATTGTCCATTTAAACAAAAACTAAGAAATATAATAAAAAAGATAGTTGTCATGGCTGAAAAATTACATAGTCACCATCATCCTTTACTTGTTCCTAAGGAATAGGGAAATAATTATAAAACCTAAAAGTAAGGATGAG encodes:
- the LOC127128711 gene encoding putative receptor-like protein kinase At5g39000, giving the protein MSNSKNNKFHPKITLLSLFLLFSTLVVNSYNPDYTLAINCGTSANTTAYNRTWVGDSNDNSNIFSFIEPKTTGSSLTPQPNSLSSLETPFTTARISLSNFTYSFSSITSSPVFIRLHFYSTSYNYSFEPSNAVFSVIVNNNLTLLKNFNPYLWLHDDDEEKITKEYCIQIEPSEKLNITFIPNDKNQSNVYYAFINGIEVVSLPSFLYYTDLDDTNYHFNLLGFDNSANPYQIRSDKALEMVYRVNVGGTQVPANDDTGMFRYWDNDFYRYLQKRYPQSESSDFSHHLNYLHNTIPNYTAPEIVYITGRSYGMYETENFNVTWNFEVDSAFTYMVRLHFCEFDYHMKNKGDRVFQIFINDVMAEQGADVIYWSGAPLVPVHKDYAVIMNSQEGNSQIERVNLSIKLQRAPQTIYTKYLEVLLNGIEIFKVSDGSNNLAGLNPKYLSPKEPVLSNQPPKSKKSHMVMVVAVGVSCLFLAFAVVGTIVFVRRRRRFESHTQMEESSWKTRKESSSTLPSHLCRYFTIAEIRAATNNFDDVFIIGVGGFGDVYKGYVDGATPVAIKRLKSGSQQGENEFLNEIELLSQLRHNHLVSLIGYCNDGAEMILVYDFMQRGTLREYLYGSDSGNEPLTWKQRLEILLGAARGLHYLHAGAKHTIIHRDVKTTNILLDEKWVAKVSDFGLSKVGPTGTSMTHVSTVVKGSLGYLDPEYYLRQRLTLKSDVYSFGVVLLEVLCARPPLIRTLDKKNVSLVVRFQRCYNEGVIIEEMVDPFIKDSITDECLRCYCQMALSCLHDDGSQRMSMSDVVGALEFALQLEMTQEKEKSEQRIQYPKFASDDGSEMRFTSSSGDYGSHTSKVSTISATSEDQPLFSTHVFSEVGYPKAR